The following are encoded together in the Microterricola viridarii genome:
- the rnpA gene encoding ribonuclease P protein component yields MLAKANRITTADDYKGVVRRGRRYVTAHFVTYVRSGAEVQTSAARGARFGFIVAKTVGGAVQRNRVRRRLKAATFALLDQVPSGADVVIRALPGSSDISWDTVQSEVSTSLRRSSNHGAARRSEVAS; encoded by the coding sequence GTGCTTGCCAAGGCGAACCGCATCACAACGGCCGACGACTATAAGGGCGTCGTCCGCAGGGGGCGGAGATACGTCACGGCTCATTTCGTGACGTACGTGCGCTCCGGCGCGGAAGTGCAGACTTCTGCTGCCCGGGGCGCTCGTTTTGGATTTATCGTCGCCAAGACCGTCGGCGGTGCCGTGCAGCGTAATCGCGTGCGGCGCCGGCTCAAGGCGGCGACTTTTGCGCTGCTTGATCAGGTTCCCTCCGGAGCCGACGTGGTCATTCGCGCGCTGCCCGGGAGTTCCGACATTTCGTGGGACACCGTGCAGAGCGAGGTTTCTACCTCGCTACGGCGTTCGTCGAACCACGGCGCGGCACGGCGCTCGGAAGTCGCATCGTGA
- a CDS encoding PLP-dependent aminotransferase family protein: MTENNQPGNNLDPWYSHYAERAAGLRASEVRALFAVASRPEVVSLAGGMPFVSALPQDLVINAMDQVMVKQGPTALQYGSGQGVPALREQILEVMALEGIQANADDIVVTTGSQHALELVSKLFLDPGDVVISEGPSYVTAMVIFRSYQADVDHVPMDEHGMIPEALREHITRLKAAGRNIKLLYTIPSFHNPAGVTLSWERRIEILAIAKEHNILVLEDNPYGLLYFDKPAPDAMRSIEEEGVIYLGTFSKTLAPGFRTGWALAPHAIREKLVLANEAAVLSPSSFSQLVISEYLATADWKEQINTFRGVYRERKEAMISALGEHLPQLEWTNPNGGFYVWVTLPEPLDSKAMLPRAVKELVAYTPGTAFYGDGNGHQNMRLSFCYPTPEQIRLGIRRLASVIGGELELLETFKGTGTLGAAPGTAQFASPPPNVS; the protein is encoded by the coding sequence GTGACTGAAAATAACCAGCCCGGCAACAACCTCGACCCGTGGTATTCGCACTATGCGGAGCGAGCCGCGGGCCTCCGAGCCTCTGAGGTGCGCGCGCTCTTCGCGGTGGCCTCCCGACCGGAGGTCGTCAGCCTCGCCGGCGGGATGCCATTCGTGTCTGCACTGCCACAGGATCTCGTGATCAATGCGATGGACCAGGTCATGGTCAAGCAGGGCCCGACCGCGCTTCAATATGGCTCTGGTCAGGGAGTTCCCGCGCTTCGCGAGCAGATTCTCGAGGTCATGGCCCTCGAGGGGATCCAGGCCAACGCCGACGATATCGTAGTCACCACTGGCTCCCAGCACGCCCTCGAACTGGTCAGCAAGCTCTTCCTCGACCCGGGTGACGTTGTCATCTCCGAGGGGCCGAGCTACGTCACGGCCATGGTGATCTTCCGCTCCTACCAGGCGGACGTCGACCACGTTCCGATGGACGAGCACGGCATGATCCCCGAGGCGCTGCGCGAGCACATCACCCGCCTGAAGGCCGCCGGGCGCAACATCAAGCTGCTGTACACGATCCCGAGCTTCCACAACCCGGCCGGCGTCACGCTGAGCTGGGAGCGACGGATCGAGATCCTGGCGATCGCCAAGGAGCACAACATCCTCGTGCTCGAGGACAACCCCTACGGCTTGCTCTACTTTGACAAGCCGGCACCGGATGCCATGCGCTCGATCGAGGAGGAGGGGGTCATCTACCTCGGCACCTTCTCTAAGACCCTCGCGCCCGGATTCCGCACCGGGTGGGCGCTGGCCCCCCACGCGATCCGCGAGAAGCTCGTGCTGGCCAACGAGGCAGCCGTGCTCTCCCCGAGCTCATTCAGCCAGCTCGTCATCTCGGAGTACTTGGCGACCGCCGACTGGAAGGAACAGATCAACACCTTCCGCGGCGTCTACCGAGAGCGCAAGGAGGCGATGATCTCGGCACTGGGGGAGCACCTGCCCCAACTTGAGTGGACCAACCCCAACGGCGGGTTCTACGTCTGGGTTACCCTGCCCGAGCCACTCGACTCCAAGGCGATGCTGCCGCGCGCCGTCAAGGAGCTTGTCGCCTACACTCCGGGCACCGCTTTCTACGGCGACGGCAATGGGCACCAGAACATGCGTCTCTCGTTCTGCTACCCGACACCGGAACAGATTCGCCTCGGCATTCGTCGACTCGCATCTGTCATCGGGGGAGAGCTCGAACTGCTCGAGACCTTCAAGGGCACCGGCACCCTCGGTGCGGCCCCCGGAACGGCGCAATTCGCCTCGCCGCCGCCCAACGTTTCCTAG
- the yidC gene encoding membrane protein insertase YidC: MDLISIVLWPLKWAVELLLVGWHWLLSTAGLDPAAGLTWVLSIVGLVLVVRAALIPIFVKQIKNQRRMLEVAPQLKKIQEKYKGKKDQFSREAMSRETMELYKKTGTNPLSSCLPLLLQMPIFFALFSVLNDAQHGKSGVGPLNETLAKQFGDASLFGVAPLHSSFASQWTLMIAGQPFDAAVMVIAAIMVVLMTASQFITQLQIVSKNMSPETKASPMFKQQRIMLYLLPLVFAFSGVAFPLGVMFYWLTSNVWTMAQQFLVIRNMPTPGSEAAKAREERLARKGKLIATDGTVIVVDEEAAKPSQRQQPISKNRAKKQAKPGEKK; this comes from the coding sequence ATGGACTTGATCTCGATCGTTCTCTGGCCGCTGAAGTGGGCGGTTGAGCTCCTTCTGGTGGGCTGGCACTGGCTGCTCAGCACGGCCGGCCTTGACCCCGCTGCCGGTCTCACCTGGGTGCTGTCCATCGTTGGCCTCGTGCTCGTCGTACGCGCCGCCCTGATCCCCATCTTCGTCAAGCAGATCAAGAACCAGCGCCGCATGCTGGAGGTTGCCCCGCAGCTGAAGAAGATCCAAGAGAAGTACAAGGGCAAGAAAGACCAGTTCTCGCGCGAGGCCATGTCCCGCGAGACGATGGAGCTCTACAAGAAGACGGGCACCAACCCGCTCAGCTCCTGCCTGCCGCTGCTCCTGCAGATGCCGATCTTCTTCGCCCTGTTCTCGGTGCTCAACGACGCCCAGCACGGCAAGTCCGGTGTCGGCCCGCTCAACGAGACTCTCGCCAAGCAGTTCGGCGATGCCTCGCTCTTCGGCGTCGCGCCACTGCACAGCTCCTTCGCCTCGCAGTGGACGCTGATGATCGCAGGTCAGCCCTTCGACGCCGCCGTGATGGTCATCGCAGCCATCATGGTCGTGCTGATGACCGCATCGCAGTTCATCACGCAGCTGCAGATCGTCTCTAAGAACATGTCGCCGGAGACCAAGGCGAGCCCGATGTTCAAGCAGCAGCGCATCATGCTCTACCTACTCCCCCTCGTCTTCGCCTTCTCCGGTGTCGCGTTCCCGCTCGGCGTCATGTTCTACTGGCTCACCTCGAACGTCTGGACCATGGCCCAGCAGTTCCTCGTCATCCGCAACATGCCGACCCCCGGCAGCGAGGCCGCCAAGGCCCGCGAGGAGCGCCTTGCCCGCAAGGGAAAGCTCATCGCGACCGACGGAACCGTTATCGTCGTAGACGAGGAAGCGGCCAAGCCTTCCCAGCGGCAGCAGCCGATCAGCAAGAACCGGGCCAAGAAGCAGGCCAAGCCCGGCGAAAAGAAGTAG
- the rsmG gene encoding 16S rRNA (guanine(527)-N(7))-methyltransferase RsmG, protein MIDTLETEPSAAAAVFGEQLALGRAFTTNLATHGEELGLIGPLELPRLWTRHVLNCAIVAPLLRPGLVGDVGSGAGLPGLVLAIARPDVNFVLIEPMERRVAWLNSQVQELGLQNVEVLRARAEETKREGSFDQVTARAVSALRTLLPLTAPLLKRGGELVLMKGAGAPAEIGAAEKAIRKYKLSAVEVLVLGEGILSEETRVIRATVG, encoded by the coding sequence ATGATCGACACCCTCGAAACGGAACCGTCGGCTGCGGCAGCCGTGTTCGGTGAGCAGTTGGCCCTTGGCCGCGCCTTCACGACGAACCTGGCCACCCACGGCGAGGAGCTCGGTCTGATCGGCCCGCTGGAACTCCCCCGGCTCTGGACCAGGCACGTCTTGAACTGTGCGATTGTCGCGCCACTGCTGCGCCCTGGCCTGGTGGGCGACGTCGGCAGTGGCGCGGGTCTCCCCGGTCTGGTGCTCGCCATCGCACGCCCCGACGTGAACTTCGTTCTGATCGAACCCATGGAGCGTCGCGTTGCGTGGCTCAACTCCCAGGTGCAGGAACTCGGTTTGCAGAACGTTGAGGTTCTCAGGGCTCGGGCCGAAGAGACCAAGCGCGAGGGCAGCTTCGACCAGGTCACCGCGCGCGCAGTGAGCGCTCTGCGAACTCTGCTTCCGTTGACCGCTCCCCTGCTGAAGCGGGGCGGTGAGCTCGTGCTCATGAAGGGTGCGGGGGCGCCGGCCGAGATCGGCGCGGCCGAAAAGGCCATTCGCAAGTACAAGCTCAGCGCCGTTGAGGTCCTTGTGCTCGGTGAAGGAATTCTGAGCGAGGAAACTCGCGTCATTCGGGCTACAGTGGGTTAG
- the dnaN gene encoding DNA polymerase III subunit beta, which produces MKFQANRDVFSEAVSFAVKLLPQRTTLPILSGVLIQATETGLILSSFDYEVSAQTEIAADVEETGTVLVSGRLLAEIANRLPNAPVRFSTEESRIVVSSGSASFTLLSMPVEEYPSIPQISSESGLVPAEEFAAAVAQVAVAASRDDVTPVITGVQLEVSENSLGLVATDRYRVAVREINWDSGSTTSSEPITALVPARTLQEVGKTFGNAGNISVAITNSDDRELIAFTANKKTVTSLLIKGNFPPVRRLFPDTIENYAVMNTAELIEATRRVALVLEREAALRYSFTPDGLTLEAIGSEQAQASETIDAVLTGDEIVVSLKPQFLLDGLGAVHSEFVRISFTRTENPNKPGPVLITSQSSKEQPGADSYKYLLQPNLLLR; this is translated from the coding sequence GTGAAGTTTCAGGCCAACCGGGATGTGTTCAGCGAGGCGGTTTCCTTCGCCGTCAAACTCCTCCCGCAGCGCACGACGCTGCCCATCCTCAGCGGTGTGCTGATTCAGGCCACAGAGACCGGACTGATCCTGTCGTCGTTTGACTACGAGGTTTCCGCACAAACGGAGATCGCGGCGGACGTCGAAGAAACCGGGACTGTGCTGGTCTCCGGACGTCTCCTCGCCGAGATCGCGAACCGTCTGCCCAACGCCCCGGTGCGCTTCAGCACCGAGGAGAGCCGCATCGTCGTCAGCAGCGGCTCGGCCAGCTTCACCCTGCTCTCCATGCCCGTCGAGGAATATCCGAGCATCCCGCAGATCAGCTCCGAGTCCGGGCTCGTCCCCGCCGAAGAGTTTGCCGCCGCAGTCGCGCAGGTCGCCGTCGCAGCCTCCAGGGACGACGTCACCCCGGTCATCACCGGCGTGCAGCTCGAGGTCAGCGAGAACAGCCTCGGCCTGGTCGCAACCGACCGCTACCGCGTCGCCGTGCGCGAGATCAACTGGGACAGTGGCAGCACCACGAGCTCCGAGCCCATCACCGCGCTTGTTCCGGCCCGCACCCTGCAGGAGGTCGGCAAGACGTTCGGCAACGCCGGCAACATCTCCGTCGCGATCACAAACAGCGACGATCGCGAACTGATCGCGTTCACGGCCAACAAGAAGACCGTCACCAGCCTGCTGATCAAGGGAAACTTCCCCCCGGTCCGCCGCCTGTTCCCCGACACGATCGAGAACTACGCGGTCATGAACACCGCCGAGCTGATCGAGGCCACCCGTCGCGTCGCGCTCGTTCTCGAGCGCGAGGCCGCGCTGCGCTACAGCTTCACGCCGGACGGGCTCACCCTGGAAGCGATCGGATCCGAGCAGGCCCAGGCCTCCGAGACCATCGACGCAGTGCTGACCGGCGACGAGATCGTCGTCTCGCTCAAGCCGCAGTTCCTGCTCGACGGCCTGGGCGCGGTGCACTCCGAGTTCGTGCGCATCTCGTTCACCCGCACCGAGAACCCGAACAAGCCCGGCCCCGTGCTGATCACCAGCCAGAGCTCGAAGGAGCAGCCGGGTGCCGACAGCTACAAGTACTTGCTGCAGCCGAACCTTCTGCTGCGCTGA
- the rpmH gene encoding 50S ribosomal protein L34: MSKRTFQPNNRRRAKVHGFRLRMRTRAGRAILGARRRKGRVELSA, encoded by the coding sequence ATGAGCAAGAGAACGTTCCAGCCGAACAACCGTCGTCGCGCCAAGGTGCACGGTTTCCGTCTGCGCATGCGTACCCGCGCCGGCCGCGCCATCCTGGGCGCTCGTCGCCGCAAGGGTCGCGTCGAGCTGTCCGCTTAA
- a CDS encoding ParA family protein, whose translation MAEDAASDTVASHSSPVDKAPLADEVASLTRRRQAIAELTLPLPEKTRVLTISNQKGGVGKTTSAVNLAAALARLGAKVLVIDLDPQGNASTALGVEHRADVPSIYNVIIEDLPLGSVVQKSPEQGELYCVPANIHLAGAEIELVSLVAREQRLRRALDVHLSEMDEPYSYVFIDCPPSLGLLTINAFVAASEVLIPIQCEYYALEGLSQLLKNIEMIEKHLNPVLRVSTILLTMYDARTNLANQVAQDVRDHFPQQVLSTIIPRSVRVSEAPSYGQSVVSYDTNSSGSLSYQEAAAEMARRGAPQVSARTGGK comes from the coding sequence ATGGCCGAGGATGCCGCATCCGACACAGTGGCGTCTCACTCCTCCCCTGTTGACAAGGCACCGCTCGCCGACGAAGTCGCGAGCCTCACCCGCCGGCGACAGGCGATCGCCGAGCTCACACTCCCCCTCCCCGAGAAGACCCGTGTGCTCACCATCTCGAACCAGAAGGGTGGAGTCGGCAAGACGACGAGCGCTGTCAACCTCGCTGCTGCGCTCGCCCGCCTCGGTGCCAAGGTGCTCGTGATCGACCTAGACCCGCAGGGCAATGCCTCCACCGCCCTCGGAGTCGAGCACCGTGCTGACGTACCCAGCATCTACAACGTCATCATTGAAGATCTCCCGCTCGGTTCCGTCGTGCAGAAGAGCCCAGAACAGGGTGAGTTGTACTGCGTTCCAGCAAATATTCACCTGGCTGGAGCGGAAATCGAGCTGGTTTCTCTTGTCGCTCGTGAGCAGCGACTGCGTCGTGCGCTCGACGTTCACCTCAGCGAGATGGACGAGCCATACAGCTACGTCTTCATCGACTGCCCGCCATCCCTCGGCCTGCTGACGATCAACGCCTTCGTGGCGGCCAGCGAGGTTCTGATCCCGATCCAGTGCGAGTACTACGCGCTCGAGGGACTCAGCCAACTGCTGAAGAACATCGAGATGATCGAGAAGCACCTCAACCCGGTGCTCCGGGTTTCGACCATTCTGCTCACGATGTACGACGCCAGAACGAACCTGGCGAACCAGGTGGCGCAAGATGTGCGTGACCACTTCCCCCAGCAGGTGCTGAGCACGATCATCCCCCGCTCCGTGCGCGTCTCTGAGGCGCCGAGCTACGGCCAGAGTGTGGTGAGCTACGACACCAACTCCTCTGGCTCGCTGTCGTACCAAGAGGCGGCCGCCGAAATGGCCCGCCGCGGTGCACCCCAGGTTTCAGCACGAACGGGAGGGAAATAG
- the yidD gene encoding membrane protein insertion efficiency factor YidD, with amino-acid sequence MNRILATILLIPRNAVVLFLRGYRAVISPLYGDVCRYYPSCSQYALTAVQDRGVVVGGALAVKRLVRCHPWAEGGIDDVPLKSVQRYRVNAFGFVVAGQGKG; translated from the coding sequence GTGAACAGAATTCTGGCCACGATACTGCTTATCCCGCGCAACGCCGTTGTTTTGTTTCTGCGCGGCTACCGTGCGGTGATTTCTCCGCTCTACGGAGATGTCTGTCGTTATTACCCCTCATGTTCGCAGTACGCACTCACCGCAGTGCAGGACCGCGGAGTCGTCGTGGGTGGTGCACTGGCGGTCAAACGCCTGGTGCGATGCCATCCCTGGGCGGAGGGCGGGATCGATGATGTTCCCCTCAAGAGTGTTCAGCGTTATCGCGTGAACGCATTCGGCTTTGTCGTTGCAGGCCAAGGAAAGGGCTAA
- a CDS encoding ParB/RepB/Spo0J family partition protein, with protein MAKRTGLGRGIGALIPMVDDSPRGRPVDVFFPDTVGAAKTADVDREELLAVPGARLAHLNPSDIVPNAVQPRTVFNEQDLAELVHSVREIGVLQPIVVRPHASLPGKYELVMGERRLRATREVGLSTIPAVIRETADDDMLRDALLENLHRSQLNPLEEASAYQQLLSDFGITQEELGNRIGRSRPQISNTLRLLKLPSPVQMRVAAGVLSAGHARAILSVGEPEAMQRLADKIVNEDLSVRSAEAVASKAPKPAPVVKPNAGKKQAHLDEIAERLGDRLNTRVKMHLGARKGQITIDFATVGDLNRILGEIGEPGFTK; from the coding sequence ATGGCAAAACGAACCGGCCTCGGCCGCGGTATCGGCGCACTGATCCCCATGGTTGACGACAGCCCGCGGGGGCGACCCGTCGACGTCTTCTTCCCCGACACGGTGGGGGCGGCCAAGACGGCGGATGTAGACCGTGAAGAGCTCCTCGCCGTCCCCGGTGCCCGCCTGGCACACCTGAACCCCTCCGACATCGTGCCGAACGCCGTGCAGCCGCGCACGGTGTTCAACGAGCAGGACTTGGCCGAACTCGTGCACAGCGTTCGTGAGATCGGCGTGCTGCAGCCGATCGTCGTGCGCCCGCACGCCTCACTTCCGGGTAAGTACGAGCTCGTCATGGGTGAACGTCGCCTCCGCGCGACTCGGGAGGTTGGCCTGAGCACCATCCCTGCCGTCATCCGCGAAACCGCCGACGACGACATGCTGCGCGACGCGCTGCTCGAGAATCTGCACCGTTCGCAGCTCAACCCGCTTGAAGAAGCCTCGGCCTACCAGCAGCTGCTCAGTGACTTCGGCATTACTCAGGAGGAGCTCGGTAACCGGATCGGCCGCTCGCGCCCGCAGATCAGCAACACGCTTCGACTGCTGAAGCTCCCCTCCCCCGTGCAGATGCGCGTCGCCGCCGGTGTGCTCTCCGCCGGGCACGCTCGCGCCATCCTCTCGGTGGGTGAGCCCGAGGCCATGCAGCGCCTGGCTGACAAGATCGTCAATGAAGACCTGTCCGTGCGCAGCGCCGAGGCCGTCGCCAGCAAGGCTCCGAAGCCTGCTCCGGTGGTCAAGCCCAACGCCGGCAAGAAGCAGGCCCACCTCGACGAGATCGCAGAGCGCCTGGGTGATCGCCTGAACACCCGCGTGAAGATGCATCTGGGTGCCCGCAAGGGTCAGATCACAATCGACTTCGCGACGGTTGGCGATCTCAACCGCATCCTCGGCGAGATCGGTGAGCCCGGCTTCACCAAGTAG
- a CDS encoding D-alanine--D-alanine ligase family protein — MTENLAADTGLDASDGGTEATSLDIVVLAGGISHERDVSLRSGRRVADALTGAGHRVTVLDPDATLLDAIAAHKPDVVWPALHGASGEDGALLSLLEAAGVSFVGSRGDDAALAWSKPTAKTLVARAGIATPASITLAKETFRDLGAANVLRRVIDRLGDDLVVKPSVGGSAQGVSLVGSEAELPRAVVEAYTYSDVALIEQRISGVELAVGIIDTGAGPEALPAVEIRASSGVYSFDARYNAGETTFFAPARITPEAAALVAETAVAVHRLLGLRHVSRIDFILDAEGTPWFLEANVLPGLTETSLLPQAIEASGRELGAVYGALAAAARH, encoded by the coding sequence ATGACTGAAAACCTTGCAGCGGACACCGGGCTGGACGCCTCGGATGGCGGCACCGAGGCCACTTCGCTCGACATCGTCGTCCTGGCCGGTGGCATCTCGCACGAGCGCGACGTTTCGTTGCGCTCCGGTCGCCGCGTCGCCGATGCGCTGACCGGTGCCGGGCACCGCGTGACCGTGCTCGACCCCGACGCGACCCTGCTCGACGCGATTGCCGCGCACAAGCCGGACGTCGTCTGGCCGGCACTGCACGGAGCGAGTGGCGAAGACGGCGCACTGCTCAGCCTGCTCGAAGCGGCCGGGGTGTCCTTCGTTGGTTCGCGCGGAGACGACGCGGCACTGGCTTGGTCGAAGCCCACCGCCAAGACGCTCGTCGCACGCGCCGGCATCGCGACGCCGGCATCCATCACGCTGGCCAAGGAGACCTTCCGCGACCTCGGCGCCGCCAACGTGCTGCGCCGCGTCATCGACCGTCTCGGTGACGACCTCGTGGTGAAGCCCTCCGTCGGTGGCTCGGCCCAGGGTGTCTCGCTCGTCGGATCCGAGGCAGAACTGCCACGCGCCGTCGTCGAGGCTTACACCTACTCGGATGTCGCCCTGATCGAGCAGCGCATCAGCGGAGTCGAGCTCGCCGTCGGAATCATCGACACCGGCGCCGGCCCCGAGGCGCTTCCCGCAGTGGAGATCCGGGCCAGCAGCGGCGTCTACAGTTTTGACGCTCGCTACAACGCGGGGGAGACCACCTTCTTCGCTCCGGCTCGCATCACACCCGAGGCCGCGGCCCTCGTCGCCGAGACCGCGGTCGCGGTGCACCGTCTGCTCGGACTCCGCCACGTCTCGCGCATCGACTTCATCCTCGATGCAGAGGGCACGCCGTGGTTCCTCGAGGCGAACGTCCTCCCCGGCCTCACAGAGACCTCGCTGCTGCCTCAGGCGATCGAGGCCTCAGGGCGGGAGCTTGGAGCCGTCTACGGGGCTCTGGCGGCCGCTGCGCGCCACTAG
- the dnaA gene encoding chromosomal replication initiator protein DnaA: protein MADVEQPIENTWGAVLAGLATDSTITPMLYGFLNLVEPKGIAAGTFYLEVPNDFTASMLNQRMRTSLLAAMSAIGTPAIANFYVVVNPELENEVATQQAFESQEPGTLAPPALQAPVAPVQQPANVVETPATPQSVFEHSSPEQSNDTRLNPKYSFDNFVIGQSNRFAHAAAVAVAEAPAKAYNPLFIYGDSGLGKTHLLHAIGHYAMSLYPGVRVRYVSSEEFTNDFINSIANNRGAVFQSRYRNIDILLIDDIQFLQGKAETQEAFFHTFNTLHDHNKQVVITSDLPPKALTGFEDRMRSRFEWGLITDVQVPDLETRIAILRKKAQSERMQAPDDILEFIATKVSSNIRELEGTLIRVTAFASLNRTPVDMNLVQTVLKDLITLDEDNVIAPVDIITNTADYFKLTVDDLYGSSRSQAVATARQIAMYLCRELTNLSLPKIGQLFGNRDHTTVMYANKKISELMKERRSIYNQVTELTNRIKQNHRYK from the coding sequence ATGGCCGACGTCGAACAGCCGATCGAGAACACCTGGGGCGCAGTGCTCGCCGGCCTCGCGACCGACAGCACCATCACCCCGATGCTCTACGGATTCCTGAATCTGGTCGAGCCCAAGGGCATCGCCGCAGGCACCTTCTACCTGGAGGTGCCCAACGACTTCACGGCGAGCATGCTCAACCAGCGCATGCGCACCTCGCTGCTTGCGGCCATGAGCGCAATCGGCACGCCCGCTATCGCCAACTTCTATGTCGTGGTCAACCCGGAGCTGGAGAACGAGGTGGCGACGCAACAGGCCTTCGAGTCCCAGGAACCCGGAACCCTCGCCCCGCCGGCGCTCCAGGCGCCCGTCGCACCCGTGCAGCAGCCGGCGAATGTCGTCGAGACCCCGGCGACGCCGCAGTCAGTCTTCGAGCACAGCTCGCCAGAGCAGTCCAATGACACCCGACTGAACCCGAAGTACAGCTTCGACAACTTCGTCATCGGGCAGTCCAACCGTTTCGCCCACGCCGCAGCCGTCGCTGTCGCCGAGGCACCGGCCAAGGCATACAACCCGCTCTTCATCTATGGCGACTCCGGTCTGGGCAAGACCCACCTCCTGCACGCCATCGGCCACTACGCCATGAGCCTGTACCCGGGCGTGCGCGTGCGCTACGTGAGCTCTGAGGAGTTCACGAACGACTTCATCAACTCGATCGCCAACAACCGCGGTGCAGTGTTCCAGTCCCGCTACCGCAACATCGACATCCTGCTCATTGACGACATCCAGTTTCTGCAGGGCAAGGCTGAGACCCAGGAAGCCTTCTTCCACACCTTCAACACTCTGCACGATCACAACAAGCAGGTGGTCATCACCAGCGACCTGCCGCCCAAGGCCCTCACCGGCTTCGAGGATCGCATGCGCAGCCGCTTCGAGTGGGGCCTCATCACCGACGTGCAGGTACCCGACCTCGAGACCCGCATCGCCATTCTGCGCAAGAAGGCCCAGTCGGAGCGGATGCAGGCGCCGGACGACATCCTCGAATTCATCGCGACCAAGGTGTCGTCGAACATCCGCGAGCTCGAGGGCACGCTGATCCGTGTGACGGCCTTTGCCAGCCTCAACCGCACGCCCGTCGACATGAACCTGGTGCAGACCGTGCTGAAGGACCTCATCACGCTCGACGAGGACAACGTCATCGCGCCGGTCGACATCATCACGAACACGGCCGACTACTTCAAGCTCACCGTTGACGATCTCTATGGCTCCAGCCGGTCGCAGGCCGTCGCCACGGCCAGGCAGATCGCCATGTACCTCTGCCGTGAGCTGACGAACCTCTCGCTGCCCAAGATCGGGCAGCTGTTCGGCAATCGCGACCACACCACGGTCATGTACGCGAACAAGAAGATCAGCGAGCTGATGAAGGAACGTCGCTCGATCTACAACCAGGTGACAGAGCTCACCAACCGGATCAAGCAGAACCACCGCTACAAGTAG
- a CDS encoding protein jag, translating into MTDVQNIPTPDDIAVEAPAFVRDAAGDTTAAERSAAPTQAQLEQEGDIAADYIEEFLDICDLDGDIDIDARNGRAYLSVNAGEGANISVLSRPDTVNALQELTRLAVQSKTGVFSRLILDIGGSRDAREAELTALVTRAIERIEAGASSAALPAMSSYERKLVHDIVGERGYTSESDGEGRDRHTVISRRA; encoded by the coding sequence ATGACCGACGTGCAGAACATCCCGACTCCCGACGACATCGCCGTCGAGGCCCCGGCCTTCGTCCGTGACGCAGCCGGCGACACGACCGCCGCGGAACGCTCAGCAGCCCCCACTCAGGCCCAGCTTGAGCAGGAGGGTGACATCGCCGCGGACTACATCGAGGAGTTCCTCGACATCTGCGACCTGGACGGCGACATCGACATCGACGCTCGCAATGGCCGCGCCTACCTCTCGGTGAATGCCGGCGAGGGCGCCAACATCTCGGTGCTTTCCCGTCCCGACACGGTGAACGCCCTGCAGGAGCTCACCCGGCTCGCCGTGCAGAGCAAGACCGGTGTCTTCTCTCGCCTGATCCTCGACATCGGTGGCTCGCGCGATGCCCGCGAGGCAGAGCTCACGGCTCTTGTGACCCGCGCCATCGAGCGCATCGAGGCCGGCGCCTCGTCGGCAGCACTGCCTGCAATGTCCTCCTACGAGCGCAAGCTCGTGCACGACATCGTCGGTGAGCGCGGCTACACGTCCGAGTCTGACGGTGAAGGTCGCGATCGCCACACCGTGATCAGCCGCCGCGCATAG